The Mucilaginibacter yixingensis genome window below encodes:
- a CDS encoding phage holin family protein codes for MEEKSTTTEEQQQHRPILDQVKEYLETYFKLAKLRAIEQGTSITAGIVTDILIVLVVCIVFLFASIALALFMAEVFDSFWKGFGTVALFYLVVVFIIVAFRKNVEKPIVNFLIRKLFK; via the coding sequence ATGGAAGAAAAATCTACTACCACAGAAGAGCAGCAACAACACAGACCCATTTTAGATCAGGTTAAAGAGTATCTGGAAACTTACTTTAAGCTGGCCAAGCTTCGTGCCATTGAGCAGGGAACTTCTATTACGGCCGGCATTGTTACAGATATACTGATTGTGCTGGTGGTATGCATTGTTTTCTTGTTTGCAAGCATCGCGTTGGCGCTGTTTATGGCCGAGGTATTTGACTCCTTCTGGAAGGGGTTTGGCACCGTTGCGCTGTTTTATCTGGTGGTTGTCTTTATTATTGTGGCCTTCAGGAAAAATGTAGAGAAACCTATTGTTAACTTTCTTATCCGTAAGCTTTTTAAATAA
- a CDS encoding YtxH domain-containing protein, translated as MNDNTKVVVAMLAGLAAGAALGILFAPDKGTDTRDKLSESLKNLGDSIKETAAAEIDNLVGLKERVVDSIKTKVRGAEEEYQDDLEHA; from the coding sequence ATGAATGATAACACAAAAGTAGTTGTAGCAATGCTTGCCGGGTTGGCAGCAGGCGCTGCCTTGGGCATATTGTTTGCACCAGACAAAGGTACCGACACAAGAGACAAGCTGAGTGAATCATTAAAAAACCTTGGCGACTCTATCAAAGAAACTGCAGCTGCTGAAATTGATAACCTGGTAGGTTTGAAAGAACGTGTGGTTGACAGCATTAAAACTAAAGTAAGAGGCGCTGAAGAAGAGTATCAAGACGATCTGGAGCACGCCTGA
- a CDS encoding AI-2E family transporter, with the protein MSIFTYKQRNNITLISIVLLGCLLFYALTDLFSSILGAIVLYTIFRPLYIRLVEGRGWNKSMTAILLIIASIIIVVIPFLTLCIMMIGKISGLNRDNFPIDQWLGKLDHLAGSKFKQAHIADTLMLKLGNLATDLFPSVISSTISIFITLLVMYFLLYFMFVQFREFEAGLLRYAPFREQHALKFAKALRDATYSNVLGQGIISITQGLLLANGFFLFGIPDPVFWGVVGTFISFLPVVGAPTLCIPAAIILIANDHTWKGVGLLMYGILFIGNVDNVLRMVINKRVANTHPIISIIGVFIGIPLFGILGLVFGPVLLSYFLLLVEIYETNRMAAERLERIKTGPDIQD; encoded by the coding sequence ATGTCAATCTTTACTTATAAACAGCGTAACAACATTACCCTGATCAGCATTGTACTGCTGGGCTGTTTGCTGTTTTATGCGCTTACAGATCTGTTTAGTTCTATACTGGGCGCTATTGTGCTGTATACTATTTTCAGACCGCTGTATATCCGTTTGGTAGAGGGCAGGGGCTGGAATAAATCGATGACGGCTATACTGTTGATCATTGCCTCCATCATCATTGTGGTGATTCCGTTTCTCACGCTGTGTATCATGATGATTGGCAAGATTTCGGGGCTTAACCGTGATAACTTCCCGATAGATCAATGGCTGGGCAAGCTGGATCATCTGGCAGGTTCTAAGTTTAAGCAGGCGCATATTGCCGATACGCTGATGCTCAAACTGGGCAACCTGGCTACAGATCTGTTCCCGTCCGTTATCAGCAGTACCATTAGCATATTTATTACCCTGCTGGTAATGTACTTTCTGCTCTATTTTATGTTTGTGCAATTCAGAGAGTTTGAGGCGGGCCTGTTGCGTTATGCGCCCTTTCGGGAGCAACATGCACTGAAGTTTGCCAAAGCGCTGCGCGATGCTACCTATTCTAATGTTTTGGGGCAGGGCATCATCTCCATTACTCAGGGCTTGTTGCTGGCCAATGGCTTCTTTTTGTTTGGCATCCCGGATCCGGTTTTTTGGGGCGTGGTGGGCACGTTTATTTCGTTCTTGCCTGTAGTGGGGGCGCCAACCCTGTGTATCCCGGCGGCCATTATTTTGATAGCTAATGATCATACCTGGAAGGGTGTAGGGCTGCTGATGTATGGCATCCTGTTTATTGGCAATGTTGATAATGTACTGCGGATGGTTATTAATAAGCGGGTGGCAAATACACATCCCATTATTTCCATTATCGGGGTATTTATAGGTATTCCGCTATTTGGTATATTGGGTTTGGTATTCGGGCCTGTACTGTTATCGTACTTTTTGCTGCTGGTAGAAATTTATGAAACTAACCGCATGGCCGCAGAACGATTGGAACGCATCAAAACAGGTCCGGATATTCAGGATTAG
- a CDS encoding succinate dehydrogenase/fumarate reductase iron-sulfur subunit has product MSNGNMNLTLKVWRQKDAKSSGKMVTYKAENISPDMSFLEMLDVVNESLIHKGEDPIHFDHDCREGICGMCSLYINGRPHGPKRAITTCQLHMRSFKDGETITIEPWRAAAFPVVKDLAVDRSAFDRIQQAGGYISVNTGGVPDANAIPIPKVIADEAFNSATCIGCGACVAACKNASAMLFVSAKVTQLGLLPQGQPERYRRVQDMVAQMDEEGFGNCTNTGACEAECPKEITLTNISRMNNDFLSAKLFREEEIVHHGD; this is encoded by the coding sequence ATGAGTAACGGAAATATGAACCTGACGCTTAAAGTATGGCGCCAGAAAGATGCCAAATCATCAGGTAAAATGGTGACCTACAAGGCTGAGAACATCTCGCCTGATATGTCGTTCCTGGAAATGCTCGACGTGGTAAACGAAAGCCTCATCCACAAAGGTGAAGACCCGATCCACTTTGATCATGACTGCCGCGAGGGTATTTGCGGTATGTGCTCGTTGTACATCAACGGCCGTCCGCACGGTCCAAAAAGAGCTATCACCACTTGTCAGCTGCACATGCGCAGCTTTAAAGATGGCGAAACCATTACTATTGAACCATGGCGCGCTGCTGCCTTCCCGGTAGTGAAAGACTTAGCGGTAGACCGCTCTGCTTTTGACCGCATTCAGCAAGCGGGCGGTTACATCTCTGTAAACACAGGTGGTGTGCCAGATGCCAACGCTATCCCAATCCCTAAAGTAATTGCTGATGAGGCTTTCAACTCTGCTACCTGTATTGGTTGCGGTGCCTGCGTTGCCGCTTGTAAAAATGCATCAGCTATGCTGTTTGTATCAGCTAAAGTAACTCAGTTGGGTTTGTTGCCGCAAGGCCAGCCAGAGCGTTACCGTCGCGTACAGGATATGGTTGCCCAGATGGACGAAGAAGGTTTTGGTAACTGTACCAACACCGGTGCCTGCGAGGCCGAGTGTCCAAAAGAAATCACGCTGACCAATATTTCACGCATGAACAACGACTTCCTGAGCGCCAAACTGTTCAGAGAAGAAGAAATAGTTCACCACGGCGATTAA
- a CDS encoding fumarate reductase/succinate dehydrogenase flavoprotein subunit: MILDGKVPQGPIADKWSKYKFNLKLVNPANKRKYNVIVVGTGLAGASAAATLAELGYNVTAFCFQDSPRRAHSIAAQGGINAAKNYQNDGDSVYRLFYDTIKGGDYRAREGNVHRLAEVSVNIIDQCVAQGVPFAREYGGLLDNRSFGGAQVSRTFYARGQTGQQLLLGAYSALNRQIHAGKVKMYTRHEMLDVVVVDGHAKGIVTRNLITGEIDTHAGHAVLLCTGGYSNVFYLSTNAIGSNVTAAWRAHKRGAFFGNPCYTQIHPTCIPVTGDHQSKLTLMSESLRNDGRVWAPKTVETAKKLQTGQIKAADVKEDDRDYFLERKYPAFGNLVPRDVASRNAKEMSDEGRGVGSSGLAVFLDFTDAINRLGEDTVRAKYGNLFDMYYQITDENPYKQPMRIYPAVHYTMGGLWVDYNLMTSVPGLYALGECNFSDHGANRLGASALMQGLSDGYFVIPYTLGDYLATIGPKAVDAKHPAFEKTKAEVVAHVNKLISLRGNKTVVEYHRELGHIMWEYCGMARSEEGLTKAKKLIQELKADFWKNAIVLGENEEVNASLERAGRVADFIELGELMVTDALMRRESCGGHFRVESQTPEGEALRDDENFAFAAAWEFKGENVEEELHKEPLVFESVHLAQRNYK, encoded by the coding sequence ATGATCTTAGATGGTAAAGTGCCCCAGGGCCCGATAGCCGACAAATGGAGCAAGTATAAATTTAACCTGAAACTGGTTAACCCTGCCAACAAGCGTAAATACAACGTTATTGTTGTAGGTACAGGTTTGGCCGGAGCATCTGCCGCGGCTACGCTGGCCGAGTTAGGTTACAATGTAACCGCATTCTGTTTTCAGGATAGCCCGCGCCGTGCGCACTCAATTGCTGCACAGGGTGGTATTAACGCCGCAAAAAACTATCAGAATGATGGTGACAGCGTGTACCGCTTATTTTATGATACCATTAAAGGTGGTGACTACCGCGCCCGCGAAGGCAACGTGCACCGTCTGGCCGAAGTTTCGGTAAATATTATTGACCAGTGCGTGGCACAGGGTGTTCCTTTTGCCCGCGAGTACGGCGGTCTGTTGGATAACCGCTCATTTGGTGGTGCCCAGGTATCGCGTACGTTTTACGCCCGCGGTCAAACCGGACAGCAGCTGCTGCTGGGTGCTTACTCTGCCCTGAACCGTCAGATCCATGCCGGTAAAGTAAAGATGTACACCCGTCATGAAATGCTGGACGTGGTTGTGGTTGACGGTCATGCCAAAGGTATTGTTACCCGTAACCTGATCACCGGCGAGATTGATACCCATGCCGGTCATGCCGTATTACTGTGTACCGGTGGTTACAGCAACGTGTTCTACCTGTCTACCAATGCTATCGGTTCTAACGTAACCGCAGCGTGGAGAGCTCACAAACGTGGCGCTTTCTTTGGTAACCCTTGCTACACCCAGATCCACCCAACTTGTATCCCGGTAACCGGCGATCACCAGTCTAAGTTGACGCTGATGTCTGAGTCGTTACGTAACGATGGCAGGGTTTGGGCGCCTAAAACAGTAGAGACTGCTAAGAAATTACAAACAGGACAAATTAAAGCGGCCGACGTAAAAGAAGACGATCGCGATTACTTCCTGGAAAGAAAATATCCTGCATTTGGTAACCTGGTACCGCGTGACGTTGCTTCACGTAACGCCAAAGAGATGTCAGACGAAGGCCGTGGCGTAGGTTCATCAGGCCTGGCCGTATTCCTTGACTTTACCGACGCGATCAATCGTTTAGGCGAAGACACGGTACGTGCCAAATATGGTAACTTGTTCGACATGTATTACCAGATTACCGATGAGAACCCGTACAAACAGCCAATGCGTATTTACCCTGCGGTACACTATACCATGGGTGGCCTTTGGGTTGACTACAACCTGATGACCAGCGTACCGGGCCTGTATGCTTTGGGCGAGTGTAACTTCTCAGATCACGGCGCTAACCGCCTGGGTGCATCAGCATTGATGCAGGGTCTGTCAGACGGTTACTTTGTAATCCCTTACACCCTGGGCGATTACCTGGCAACCATCGGTCCAAAAGCTGTTGATGCAAAACACCCTGCGTTTGAGAAAACCAAAGCTGAGGTTGTTGCGCATGTAAACAAACTGATTTCATTACGCGGTAACAAAACCGTGGTTGAATACCATCGTGAGCTGGGCCACATTATGTGGGAATACTGCGGTATGGCACGTAGCGAAGAAGGTTTGACCAAAGCCAAAAAATTGATTCAGGAGCTGAAAGCTGATTTCTGGAAAAACGCTATCGTACTGGGCGAAAACGAAGAAGTAAATGCTTCGTTGGAGCGTGCCGGTCGCGTTGCCGACTTCATTGAACTGGGCGAGCTGATGGTAACCGACGCATTAATGCGCAGAGAATCATGCGGCGGTCACTTCCGCGTAGAGTCGCAAACACCAGAAGGTGAGGCACTGCGTGACGATGAAAACTTTGCTTTTGCTGCGGCCTGGGAATTTAAAGGCGAAAACGTAGAAGAAGAGTTGCACAAAGAGCCGCTGGTATTTGAATCAGTGCACCTGGCTCAGCGTAACTACAAATAG
- a CDS encoding succinate dehydrogenase cytochrome b subunit has translation MSQIKQTFNSSLGKKLIMALTGLFLCTFLIVHLAGNLQLFSDNDGYAFNVYANFLTHFPPIEVIAYVLYACIVIHALYALVLTVRNRKARPVKYAATTKSPTSWSSQNMGLLGSILLLFIVVHMGDFWYKYKYTHNVGYKEYRTDVLSNQRTVTDFQPQDPAFEHSATTEGNYEIVRVKDLRAKVAETFHNPILVLVYVIAMVSLAFHLLHGFQSAFRSLGWVHRKYTPIVEFIGTWLFAVIIPLGFALMPIVYFLMNK, from the coding sequence ATGAGCCAAATTAAACAAACCTTTAACTCATCGCTGGGCAAAAAGCTCATCATGGCATTAACGGGCTTGTTTCTGTGTACCTTCCTGATTGTACACTTAGCAGGTAACCTTCAGTTGTTTTCAGACAACGATGGATATGCGTTTAACGTGTATGCCAACTTCCTGACGCACTTTCCGCCGATTGAAGTAATTGCATACGTTTTATATGCATGTATTGTAATCCACGCATTGTATGCGTTAGTTCTGACTGTCAGAAACCGCAAGGCCCGCCCGGTTAAGTATGCGGCCACTACCAAGTCGCCAACATCATGGAGCTCACAAAACATGGGCCTGTTGGGTTCAATTCTGTTGTTATTCATTGTTGTCCACATGGGCGATTTCTGGTACAAGTACAAGTACACCCACAACGTAGGCTATAAAGAATACCGTACCGATGTGCTGAGCAATCAGCGTACCGTTACTGATTTCCAGCCACAGGATCCTGCTTTTGAGCACTCTGCAACTACCGAGGGCAATTATGAGATTGTTCGGGTAAAAGACCTGCGTGCTAAAGTGGCAGAAACTTTCCATAACCCTATTCTGGTGCTGGTTTATGTAATTGCCATGGTATCATTGGCTTTTCACTTACTGCACGGTTTCCAGAGTGCTTTCCGCAGTTTGGGTTGGGTGCACCGCAAATACACGCCGATAGTTGAATTTATTGGCACCTGGCTGTTTGCCGTAATTATCCCATTGGGATTTGCGCTGATGCCGATAGTGTATTTTTTAATGAATAAATAG
- a CDS encoding S41 family peptidase: MKRIASTPKRFLRVGLIGAGVAAMALTLWSFDDDLFQISKNLDVFTSVYKEVNINYVDDINPAKMIKNGVDAMLDGLDPYTEFVPESEIEDYKLHYVSTQYGGIGAGIFVREKKVYVSDVFKGFPAQKADVRAGDQLLKINDVDLNGKDNDQVSQLLKGPKGASIKLLIQREGAPQPIEKSLLREEIKQPNVSYYGMVDGNMGYIKLDKFLENSAEEVTNALAALKKQNPSGIILDLRSNGGGILQEAVKIVNLFVPKGVEVVSQKGKIKEKNYTYHTENTPMEPDLPLVVLVNGRSASASEITAGALQDLDRAVVIGQRSYGKGLVQQTFNLPYNSLVKITIAKYFIPSGRCVQEIDYAHRKEDGSLSKVADSMMHEFKTKDGRSVYDGSGVYPDLPVKQEKFAEITQTLIGKLLIFDYANKYKAAHATIAPAKTFTLSDGEYDAFVKYLAGKNYTYSTTTEKVLTALKTEADKDKSLSQIQAEYDALKNKLLASKKNDLQLHKEEIKEVLESEIVARYYYESGRYENNFRHDDELAKAVKTMQDKALVDNILKGVGSYKVIGKPELAIANAKKDSDDDN; this comes from the coding sequence ATGAAAAGGATAGCGAGTACTCCAAAAAGATTTTTACGTGTTGGGTTGATAGGTGCAGGCGTGGCCGCGATGGCCTTAACCCTGTGGAGCTTTGACGATGATTTGTTCCAGATCTCTAAAAACCTGGACGTGTTTACATCGGTATATAAAGAAGTGAACATCAACTATGTTGATGATATCAACCCGGCCAAAATGATCAAGAACGGTGTGGATGCCATGCTGGACGGCCTTGATCCCTATACCGAGTTTGTTCCCGAATCTGAGATTGAAGATTATAAGCTGCACTACGTAAGCACACAATACGGTGGTATTGGCGCCGGTATTTTTGTGCGCGAGAAGAAAGTATACGTGTCCGACGTATTCAAGGGCTTCCCCGCTCAAAAGGCAGATGTACGTGCCGGCGATCAATTGCTGAAAATAAACGATGTTGACCTGAACGGTAAAGACAATGATCAGGTAAGTCAACTGCTTAAAGGTCCAAAAGGTGCCTCCATTAAATTGTTGATCCAGCGCGAGGGTGCGCCGCAGCCGATAGAGAAAAGTCTGCTGCGCGAGGAGATCAAACAGCCTAATGTAAGTTACTATGGTATGGTTGATGGTAACATGGGTTACATCAAGCTAGATAAATTCCTGGAAAACTCTGCTGAAGAGGTGACCAACGCCCTGGCTGCACTGAAAAAGCAAAACCCTAGTGGTATCATTCTGGATCTGCGTTCAAACGGCGGCGGAATTTTGCAGGAGGCTGTAAAAATTGTGAACCTGTTTGTGCCAAAAGGGGTAGAAGTGGTATCGCAAAAAGGAAAGATCAAAGAGAAAAACTACACCTATCATACCGAGAATACCCCCATGGAGCCTGATCTGCCGCTGGTGGTGTTGGTAAACGGGCGCTCGGCATCCGCGTCGGAGATTACTGCCGGTGCACTGCAAGATCTGGATCGCGCGGTGGTTATTGGTCAGCGCAGTTATGGTAAAGGTTTGGTGCAACAAACTTTTAATCTGCCTTATAATAGCCTGGTGAAAATTACCATTGCCAAATACTTTATTCCGTCAGGCAGATGCGTGCAGGAGATTGATTACGCGCACCGCAAAGAAGACGGTAGCCTGAGCAAAGTGGCCGACTCGATGATGCACGAGTTTAAAACCAAAGATGGTCGCTCCGTATATGATGGTAGTGGTGTTTACCCTGATCTTCCGGTTAAACAAGAAAAATTTGCAGAGATTACCCAAACCCTCATCGGCAAACTGCTCATTTTTGATTATGCTAATAAATATAAGGCGGCACACGCTACCATCGCGCCAGCAAAAACTTTTACTTTAAGCGATGGTGAGTACGATGCCTTTGTAAAATATCTTGCCGGTAAAAACTACACCTATAGTACCACCACAGAAAAAGTGCTCACCGCGCTAAAAACTGAGGCCGACAAAGATAAATCGCTCAGCCAGATTCAGGCCGAGTATGATGCGCTGAAGAATAAATTACTCGCCAGTAAGAAGAATGACCTACAACTGCATAAGGAAGAGATTAAGGAAGTGCTGGAAAGCGAGATTGTAGCGCGCTATTATTATGAAAGCGGCAGGTACGAAAACAATTTCAGACACGATGACGAGCTGGCCAAAGCCGTAAAGACCATGCAGGACAAAGCACTTGTAGATAACATTCTGAAAGGTGTGGGTAGCTATAAGGTAATAGGTAAACCGGAACTGGCTATAGCAAATGCTAAAAAAGATTCAGACGACGATAATTGA
- a CDS encoding porin family protein produces MKKILLSIAMLVAVSISAKAQFNLGIKGGVNFSKINTDNLKESTTTGYQAGLFARFGGAVYLQPEVYVGSRGGKFQNDNNTVSGKVTFTTLNVPLLLGGRVVGTDKVNLRVMAGPIYSYNMSKNQSFSDNFNGALVDFGNYKKSTLGYQAGAGVDIGAITADLRYEGALTKINDSYGQRPNLWALSVGFKFF; encoded by the coding sequence ATGAAAAAGATCTTATTAAGTATAGCAATGCTGGTGGCGGTAAGCATCAGCGCTAAAGCTCAGTTTAATTTAGGTATTAAGGGCGGGGTAAACTTCTCTAAAATTAATACCGACAATCTAAAAGAATCAACCACTACCGGTTACCAGGCGGGTTTGTTTGCCCGTTTTGGTGGCGCCGTTTACCTGCAGCCAGAGGTTTATGTAGGCAGTCGCGGCGGTAAGTTTCAAAACGATAACAATACTGTGAGCGGCAAGGTAACCTTTACCACCCTTAACGTGCCTTTATTATTAGGCGGCCGCGTAGTAGGTACCGATAAAGTGAACCTGCGTGTTATGGCTGGCCCGATCTACAGCTATAACATGAGCAAAAACCAAAGTTTCTCTGATAACTTTAACGGCGCCCTTGTTGATTTTGGCAACTACAAAAAAAGCACCCTGGGTTACCAGGCCGGTGCCGGTGTTGATATAGGCGCCATCACCGCCGACTTACGTTATGAAGGGGCATTGACCAAAATTAACGACAGCTACGGTCAGCGACCTAACCTATGGGCACTGAGTGTCGGCTTTAAATTTTTCTAA
- a CDS encoding HAD family phosphatase — MTTTTPKALIFDLNGTMINDMDFHSRAWYHLLNDELGGNFTWKEVKQNMYGKNPELLVRMFGPDRFTQAEMETLSVEKEKRYQKEYLPQLTLLPGLMEFLEKAHQAGIPMAIGSAAIPFNIDFVLDNLNIRHYFKAIVSADDVLLSKPHPETYLKVAAMLQVNPADCLVFEDVPKGGEAANNAGMKCVILTTTHEEHEFKYLPNVLHFAADFTGEYFDELV, encoded by the coding sequence ATGACAACTACCACTCCCAAAGCCCTCATTTTTGATCTTAACGGCACCATGATTAACGATATGGATTTCCACAGTCGCGCATGGTATCATTTGCTGAATGATGAGCTGGGCGGAAATTTCACCTGGAAAGAGGTGAAGCAAAATATGTACGGTAAAAACCCCGAGTTGCTGGTGCGCATGTTCGGTCCGGACAGGTTTACCCAGGCCGAGATGGAAACGCTATCGGTAGAAAAAGAAAAACGTTACCAAAAAGAGTACCTGCCGCAACTGACGCTATTGCCGGGTTTAATGGAGTTTTTAGAGAAAGCCCATCAGGCAGGCATCCCTATGGCTATCGGCTCAGCGGCCATTCCTTTTAATATTGATTTTGTGTTGGATAATCTGAACATTCGCCACTATTTCAAAGCCATTGTTAGCGCAGATGATGTCCTGCTCAGCAAACCACACCCCGAAACGTATTTAAAAGTAGCTGCCATGCTGCAGGTAAACCCTGCCGATTGCCTGGTATTTGAAGATGTGCCTAAAGGCGGCGAAGCAGCCAATAACGCAGGTATGAAGTGTGTGATCTTAACTACTACGCACGAGGAGCATGAGTTTAAATACCTACCCAACGTGCTGCACTTTGCGGCGGATTTTACGGGAGAGTATTTTGATGAGTTGGTGTGA
- a CDS encoding lmo0937 family membrane protein, which translates to MRSLLYIIAVILIIGWALGVFMYSATGLIHVLLVIAIIAFLLGLIRRSAVV; encoded by the coding sequence ATGAGATCGCTATTGTATATCATCGCCGTTATCCTCATCATCGGATGGGCATTGGGCGTATTCATGTATTCAGCCACTGGACTTATACATGTACTGTTAGTTATTGCCATTATCGCATTCCTGCTGGGCTTGATCAGAAGATCGGCTGTAGTGTAA
- a CDS encoding O-methyltransferase, which translates to MLEILPDDLQAYLDTHVDAEPEALQKINRETYLKVLKPHMLSGHYQGRLLSMLSKIMQPKLALEIGTFTGYATICLAEGLTEDGIIHTIEVNPEMEEMLLRNFQSTNVEKKIRLHIGAAEAVIADFATEVFDLVFIDADKKNNLLYFELILEKVRPGGLIIIDNVLWKGKVYGDAKDTDTQLIRKLNEKVAADARVEKLILPVRDGILLIRKK; encoded by the coding sequence ATGTTAGAAATATTACCAGATGATCTGCAAGCCTACCTCGACACCCATGTGGATGCCGAGCCAGAGGCGCTGCAAAAGATCAACCGGGAAACATATCTGAAAGTGCTGAAACCGCACATGCTCTCGGGCCATTACCAGGGCCGTTTGCTGAGTATGCTGAGCAAAATAATGCAGCCAAAGCTGGCTTTAGAGATTGGCACCTTTACCGGTTATGCCACTATTTGCCTGGCCGAAGGGCTTACCGAAGATGGAATTATCCACACCATTGAGGTAAACCCGGAGATGGAAGAAATGCTGCTGCGCAACTTTCAATCCACAAATGTGGAAAAAAAGATCAGACTGCATATTGGCGCCGCAGAGGCCGTAATAGCCGATTTTGCCACCGAAGTATTTGATCTGGTGTTTATTGATGCCGATAAAAAGAATAATTTACTTTACTTTGAACTCATACTTGAAAAAGTAAGACCGGGAGGTTTAATTATAATTGATAATGTTTTGTGGAAAGGAAAGGTGTATGGCGACGCTAAAGACACCGATACCCAACTGATCCGCAAGCTCAATGAAAAAGTGGCCGCCGATGCCAGGGTAGAAAAATTAATACTGCCCGTGCGCGATGGCATACTGCTCATCAGAAAAAAGTAA
- a CDS encoding glucosaminidase domain-containing protein: MKKTLLFLFLLGSTFAASAQEKNTSQSYIEQFKENAIALMHQSGIPASIILGVAMHESGCGNSNIARKLNNQFGMKGNTTNVYYKNKKKVRTEYKKYDSIMESFEDFARVLTERKKFSRLSELDPLDYTAWVKGIQRSGYAGSRKWGAQVLAIIEKYKLNLFDSKTDSTTTKLAQAQ; the protein is encoded by the coding sequence ATGAAGAAAACGTTACTGTTCCTATTCCTGTTAGGTTCAACCTTTGCTGCTTCAGCACAAGAAAAAAACACTTCGCAATCGTACATCGAGCAATTTAAAGAGAACGCCATAGCCCTAATGCACCAAAGCGGCATCCCAGCCAGCATTATTTTGGGTGTAGCCATGCACGAGAGCGGTTGCGGCAACAGCAACATAGCCCGCAAGCTGAACAACCAGTTTGGCATGAAGGGCAACACCACCAACGTTTACTACAAAAACAAAAAGAAGGTACGCACTGAATATAAAAAGTACGACTCGATCATGGAATCGTTCGAAGACTTTGCCCGGGTACTTACCGAGCGCAAAAAATTCAGTCGCCTGAGCGAGCTTGACCCGCTTGATTATACAGCTTGGGTAAAAGGCATCCAGCGCAGTGGCTATGCCGGCAGCCGTAAATGGGGTGCACAGGTTTTGGCTATTATTGAAAAATACAAGCTCAACCTGTTTGACAGCAAAACCGACAGTACAACTACTAAACTGGCGCAAGCTCAATAA
- a CDS encoding glucosaminidase domain-containing protein encodes MTASKSQPYLPGRWALALLLLWCLQACTPHRNTISNGDARRNNARIQKQNRDAISSYPTYSVQQYIDRFKPIAVQEMNLYGIPASITLAQGLFESGNGNGELARVANNHFGIKCTSDWNGKNYFKDDDAHNECFRVYDHPEDSFRDHSEFLKRKRYAKLFELDKNDYVGWAHGLKDAGYATNPKYPDLLIGIIQRYHLDQYDRSESDIQKIKREDRVLAQINQNIGQATKDSLTRSTPGNNLYTVKTGDTLFNISKRFGLSVDELKALNNMADNNIKIGQQLVVAK; translated from the coding sequence ATGACAGCCAGCAAATCTCAGCCATACTTACCGGGCCGTTGGGCTCTTGCTTTGTTGTTGCTATGGTGCCTGCAAGCTTGTACGCCTCACCGCAACACCATCTCTAATGGCGATGCCCGCCGTAACAACGCGCGCATACAAAAGCAAAACCGCGATGCCATTTCAAGCTATCCTACCTATAGCGTGCAGCAATATATAGATCGCTTTAAGCCTATAGCTGTGCAGGAAATGAACCTGTATGGCATCCCCGCCAGCATTACCCTGGCACAAGGGCTATTTGAAAGTGGCAACGGCAATGGCGAGCTTGCCCGCGTAGCCAACAACCACTTTGGCATTAAATGCACCAGCGACTGGAACGGTAAAAACTATTTTAAGGATGATGATGCGCATAACGAATGTTTCCGCGTGTATGATCATCCTGAGGATTCCTTCCGCGATCATTCTGAGTTTCTGAAACGCAAGCGCTACGCCAAGCTATTTGAACTGGACAAAAACGATTACGTAGGCTGGGCGCACGGGCTGAAAGATGCCGGTTACGCCACCAACCCCAAATATCCGGATCTGCTGATCGGTATCATCCAGCGTTATCATCTTGATCAGTATGATCGATCTGAAAGTGACATCCAAAAAATCAAACGTGAAGACCGTGTACTGGCACAGATAAACCAAAACATTGGTCAGGCAACCAAAGACTCGCTGACGAGATCAACCCCAGGCAACAATCTGTACACCGTTAAAACCGGCGATACGCTATTTAACATCTCTAAACGCTTCGGCTTATCTGTGGATGAGCTGAAAGCACTCAACAACATGGCCGATAACAATATTAAGATTGGTCAGCAATTGGTGGTGGCGAAGTAA